One Bosea sp. 685 DNA segment encodes these proteins:
- the ssuD gene encoding FMNH2-dependent alkanesulfonate monooxygenase produces the protein MSVAPAQSANVLWFLPTHGDGRYLGTATGGRQTDFAYLRQIAQAADTLGYYGVLLPTGRSCEDSWVVASAVAPLTQNLRYLVAVRPGLQSPTLAARMTATLDRISNGRLLVNVVTGGDPVENAGDGIFLSHDERYEVTREFLSVYSALLRGETVRYEGKHIRIEDGQLLYPSTQAGGPPLYFGGSSPAAIDVAAETIDKYLTWGEPPAAVAEKIATVSAAAKTAGRKLSFGIRLHVIVRETEAEAWAAADKLISHLDDATIAKSQQIFARMDSEGQRRMSALHGGNRDKLEISPNLWAGVGLVRGGAGTALVGSPEQVADRIKEYMALGIDSFILSGYPHLEEAYRFAELVFPLLPLNHGKPVINGVVNNGPFGETIANDAKPEQKRAASS, from the coding sequence ATGAGCGTCGCGCCTGCACAAAGCGCCAATGTCCTCTGGTTCCTGCCGACCCATGGCGACGGCCGTTATCTCGGCACGGCCACGGGCGGCCGCCAGACCGATTTCGCCTATCTGCGCCAGATCGCCCAGGCCGCCGACACGCTAGGCTATTACGGCGTCCTGCTGCCGACCGGCAGAAGCTGCGAGGATTCATGGGTCGTCGCCTCCGCCGTCGCACCACTGACCCAGAACCTGCGCTATCTCGTGGCGGTCCGACCCGGGCTGCAATCGCCGACGCTGGCGGCGCGCATGACCGCAACGCTCGACCGCATCTCGAACGGGCGGCTGCTCGTCAATGTCGTCACCGGCGGAGATCCGGTCGAGAACGCCGGCGACGGCATCTTCCTGTCGCATGACGAGCGCTACGAGGTGACCCGCGAGTTCCTCTCGGTCTATTCCGCCCTGCTGCGCGGCGAGACCGTGCGGTATGAGGGCAAGCATATCCGCATCGAGGACGGGCAATTGCTCTATCCCTCGACGCAAGCCGGCGGGCCGCCGCTGTATTTCGGCGGTTCCTCGCCCGCCGCCATCGATGTCGCGGCTGAGACCATCGACAAATACCTGACCTGGGGCGAGCCGCCGGCAGCGGTGGCCGAGAAGATCGCCACGGTCTCCGCCGCAGCCAAGACGGCGGGGCGGAAACTCTCCTTCGGCATTCGCCTGCACGTCATCGTCCGCGAGACGGAGGCCGAGGCCTGGGCGGCGGCCGACAAGCTGATCAGCCATCTCGACGACGCCACCATCGCCAAGTCGCAACAGATCTTCGCCCGCATGGATTCCGAGGGCCAGCGGCGGATGTCGGCGCTGCATGGCGGCAACCGCGACAAGCTCGAGATCTCGCCCAATCTCTGGGCCGGTGTCGGGTTGGTGCGCGGCGGGGCCGGCACGGCCTTGGTCGGCAGCCCCGAGCAGGTCGCCGACCGGATCAAGGAGTACATGGCGCTCGGCATCGACAGCTTCATCCTGTCGGGCTACCCGCATCTGGAGGAGGCTTACCGCTTCGCCGAATTGGTCTTCCCGCTGCTGCCGCTCAACCACGGCAAGCCGGTGATCAACGGCGTCGTCAATAACGGCCCCTTCGGCGAGACCATCGCCAATGACGCCAAGCCCGAGCAGAAACGGGCCGCAAGCTCATGA
- a CDS encoding sulfonate ABC transporter substrate-binding protein, protein MISKRSFLTLSAASLALGLSATGASAQEKTLRVGFQKYGKIVLLKGKGTLEKALEPLGYKVTWIEFPAGPQLLEAVNVGAIDIGNTGEAPPIFAQAAGAPLVYVAYEPPAPKGEAILVPKNSPIQSVAELKGKKVALNKGSNVHYLLVKALEKAGVAYADITPVFLTPADARAAFERGAVDAWAIWDPFQAAAEKTIGARTLTDGTGIVANHQFYLASERLVANHDAALKVFLKQLSEVDDWAKADIAAVAEALSPSTGIPAPILQLALARQSYGIRPLDEATIAEQQRIADTFHALGLLPKPVTIASAVKRIGS, encoded by the coding sequence ATGATTTCGAAGAGATCGTTCCTGACCCTCTCGGCGGCGAGCCTGGCGCTGGGCCTGTCCGCGACCGGAGCCTCCGCGCAGGAGAAGACGCTACGCGTCGGTTTCCAGAAATACGGCAAGATCGTCCTGCTCAAGGGCAAGGGCACACTGGAGAAGGCGCTGGAGCCGCTCGGCTACAAGGTTACATGGATCGAGTTTCCGGCCGGCCCGCAATTGCTGGAAGCGGTCAATGTCGGGGCGATCGACATCGGCAACACCGGTGAAGCGCCGCCGATCTTCGCCCAGGCCGCGGGCGCGCCGCTGGTCTATGTCGCCTATGAGCCGCCCGCACCGAAGGGCGAGGCCATCCTCGTCCCCAAGAACAGCCCGATCCAGTCGGTCGCCGAGCTCAAGGGCAAGAAGGTCGCGCTGAACAAGGGCTCCAACGTCCATTACCTGCTGGTCAAGGCCCTGGAGAAGGCGGGCGTCGCCTATGCCGACATCACGCCGGTGTTCCTGACCCCGGCCGATGCGCGCGCCGCCTTCGAGCGCGGCGCGGTCGATGCCTGGGCGATCTGGGATCCTTTCCAGGCCGCGGCCGAGAAGACGATCGGCGCGCGCACGCTGACTGACGGCACCGGCATCGTCGCCAACCACCAGTTCTATCTCGCCAGCGAGAGGCTCGTTGCCAATCACGACGCAGCCTTGAAGGTCTTCCTCAAGCAGCTGAGCGAGGTCGATGACTGGGCCAAGGCCGACATCGCCGCCGTCGCCGAGGCGCTGAGCCCCTCGACCGGCATTCCGGCCCCGATCCTGCAGCTGGCGCTGGCGCGCCAGAGCTACGGAATCAGGCCGCTCGACGAGGCCACGATCGCCGAGCAGCAGCGCATCGCCGACACCTTCCATGCGCTCGGCCTGCTGCCCAAGCCGGTCACCATCGCCAGCGCCGTGAAGAGGATCGGCTCATGA
- a CDS encoding sulfonate ABC transporter substrate-binding protein: MDRRDFIASLAGSSLALAAGAAIAQSSPSPKELRIGFQKNGVLLIAKQQGVLEKRFKPQGIEIKWVEFQFGPPLLEALNVGSIDYGPTGDAPPIFAQAAKANLLYVATQEAAGSGAAILLPPKSPIQTLAELKGKKIAFAKASSSHNLTIAAIEKAGLGYDEFTPVYLPPADARAAFERGSVDAWTIWDPFFAIAEAIPGVRILSLSKGIVSQNSFFLANRDFTGKNPEIVAAINDELAKVARWADSHRDEVASVQAAATGLPIEPWKRSVERSDFVIAPLNPRVLDEQQRVADRFHRLGLIPKPINVRDIVWDWKPTA, from the coding sequence ATGGACCGCAGAGATTTCATCGCCAGCCTGGCCGGCTCGTCACTCGCCCTCGCCGCGGGGGCCGCCATCGCCCAATCCAGCCCCTCGCCCAAGGAGCTGCGCATCGGCTTCCAGAAGAACGGCGTCCTGCTCATCGCCAAGCAGCAGGGCGTGCTGGAGAAACGCTTCAAGCCGCAAGGCATCGAGATCAAATGGGTCGAGTTCCAGTTCGGCCCGCCGCTGCTGGAGGCGCTGAACGTCGGCTCGATCGATTACGGCCCGACTGGCGATGCTCCCCCGATCTTCGCCCAGGCCGCCAAGGCGAACCTGCTCTATGTCGCAACCCAGGAAGCAGCCGGCTCCGGCGCCGCGATCCTGCTGCCGCCGAAATCGCCGATCCAGACGCTCGCAGAGCTCAAGGGCAAGAAGATCGCCTTCGCCAAGGCGTCGAGCTCGCACAACCTCACCATCGCGGCGATCGAGAAGGCCGGGCTCGGCTATGACGAGTTCACGCCGGTCTACCTGCCGCCGGCCGATGCGCGCGCTGCCTTCGAGCGCGGCTCGGTCGATGCCTGGACGATCTGGGATCCGTTCTTCGCCATCGCCGAGGCCATCCCCGGCGTGCGCATCCTGTCGCTGTCGAAGGGCATCGTCTCGCAGAATTCGTTCTTCCTCGCCAATCGCGACTTCACGGGGAAGAATCCCGAGATCGTCGCGGCGATCAATGACGAGCTCGCCAAGGTCGCGCGCTGGGCCGACAGCCATCGCGACGAGGTCGCCAGCGTCCAGGCGGCCGCGACCGGCCTGCCGATCGAACCCTGGAAGCGCTCGGTCGAGCGCTCCGATTTCGTCATCGCGCCGCTGAATCCGCGCGTGCTCGACGAGCAGCAGCGCGTCGCCGACCGCTTCCACCGGCTCGGCCTGATCCCGAAACCGATCAATGTCCGCGACATCGTCTGGGACTGGAAGCCGACCGCCTGA
- a CDS encoding LLM class flavin-dependent oxidoreductase, producing MPAPRQLHLGAFMRPVSIHTGAWRYPGAYPDANFNFGHLKRFAQKLEAGKFDAFFMADHLAVLNMPVEALKRSHTVTSFEPFTLLSALASVTEHIGLVATASTTFDAAYHIARRFASLDHISGGRAGWNIVTTSNPDAALNFGLDEHMDHGERYDRAREFYDVVTGLWDSFADDAFIRDRESGLFFDPEKLHVLAHKGEHLSVRGPLNIARTPQGWPVIVQAGASEPGRQLAAETAEVVFAAHRTLDAGQAFYADVKGRMAAIGRDPDHLKILPGVLTVVGDTVEQAREKRALLDSFVHYDSAIASLSIALGHDASGFDPDGPLPDIPETNQSKSGRERTIELARRENLTVRQLAQRLGGYGGLAFVGTPETIADSMEEWLTTRGSDGFNVMFPYLPEGLDDFVDKVVPVLQRRGLFRTEYAGKTLRENLGLPRPANRFFA from the coding sequence ATGCCCGCTCCCCGCCAGCTTCATCTCGGCGCCTTCATGCGCCCCGTCAGCATCCATACCGGCGCCTGGCGCTATCCCGGCGCCTATCCGGATGCCAATTTCAACTTCGGGCACCTGAAGCGTTTCGCGCAGAAGCTCGAAGCCGGCAAATTCGATGCCTTCTTCATGGCCGATCATCTCGCCGTGCTGAACATGCCGGTCGAGGCGCTGAAGCGCAGCCACACCGTGACCTCCTTCGAGCCCTTCACCCTGCTCTCGGCGCTCGCCAGCGTTACCGAGCATATCGGGCTCGTCGCCACCGCCTCGACGACTTTTGATGCCGCCTACCATATCGCCCGGCGCTTCGCCTCGCTCGACCATATCAGCGGCGGCCGGGCGGGCTGGAACATCGTCACCACCTCGAACCCCGATGCCGCGCTGAATTTCGGGCTCGACGAGCATATGGACCATGGCGAGCGCTATGACCGGGCGCGCGAATTCTACGACGTCGTCACCGGGCTCTGGGATAGCTTCGCCGACGACGCCTTCATCCGCGACCGCGAGAGCGGGCTCTTCTTCGATCCGGAAAAGCTGCATGTATTGGCGCATAAGGGCGAGCACCTCTCGGTGCGTGGCCCGCTCAACATCGCCCGGACGCCGCAGGGCTGGCCGGTGATCGTTCAGGCCGGCGCCTCCGAGCCGGGCCGCCAGCTCGCCGCCGAAACTGCCGAGGTCGTCTTCGCCGCCCACCGGACGCTCGACGCCGGCCAGGCCTTCTATGCCGATGTGAAGGGCCGGATGGCGGCAATCGGCCGCGACCCCGACCATCTCAAGATCCTGCCCGGCGTCCTGACTGTGGTCGGCGACACGGTCGAGCAGGCGCGGGAGAAGCGCGCTTTGCTCGACAGCTTCGTGCATTACGACAGCGCCATCGCCTCGCTCTCGATCGCGCTCGGCCATGACGCCTCGGGCTTCGACCCCGACGGGCCGCTGCCCGACATTCCTGAGACCAATCAAAGCAAGAGTGGCCGCGAGCGCACCATCGAACTGGCGCGGCGCGAGAATTTGACCGTGCGCCAATTGGCGCAGCGGCTGGGCGGCTATGGCGGGCTCGCCTTCGTCGGAACGCCCGAGACCATCGCGGATTCGATGGAGGAGTGGCTGACGACGCGCGGCAGCGACGGCTTCAACGTGATGTTCCCCTATCTGCCGGAAGGGCTCGACGACTTCGTCGACAAGGTCGTGCCGGTGCTGCAGCGGCGCGGCCTGTTCCGCACGGAATATGCCGGCAAGACCTTGCGCGAGAATCTCGGCCTGCCCCGCCCGGCGAACCGGTTCTTCGCCTGA
- a CDS encoding peroxidase-related enzyme (This protein belongs to a clade of uncharacterized proteins related to peroxidases such as the alkylhydroperoxidase AhpD.), with translation MSNVVHAFTSTVPVWSPYVTPVDLASATPEQMAAMQVTPSNKGVSKYVLTLAHDPESLAVRSPLFNLIMYGKDGLSSAERELGAVGASVVNRCIYCAAVHASRFNGLTKRPDVIEAIFKDELDARIEPREQAIFDFSARLSTTPSQLTQGDADALRKAGLDELEMLDLVLSSAIFGWANRLMHTLGEPLEP, from the coding sequence ATGAGCAACGTCGTCCACGCCTTCACCAGCACGGTTCCGGTCTGGTCGCCCTATGTCACGCCGGTCGACCTCGCCTCGGCGACGCCCGAGCAGATGGCGGCGATGCAGGTGACGCCCTCCAACAAGGGCGTCTCGAAATATGTCCTCACCCTGGCGCATGATCCGGAATCGTTGGCGGTGCGCTCGCCGCTGTTCAACCTGATCATGTACGGCAAGGACGGCCTGTCCTCCGCCGAGCGCGAGCTCGGGGCGGTCGGCGCCTCCGTCGTCAACCGCTGCATCTATTGCGCGGCGGTCCACGCCTCGCGCTTCAACGGCCTGACCAAGCGCCCCGACGTGATCGAGGCGATCTTCAAGGACGAACTCGACGCCAGGATCGAACCGCGCGAGCAGGCGATCTTCGACTTTTCGGCGCGGCTCTCGACGACGCCATCACAGCTCACGCAAGGCGACGCGGACGCGCTGCGCAAGGCAGGGCTCGACGAGCTCGAAATGCTCGACCTCGTTCTCTCCTCCGCCATCTTCGGCTGGGCGAACCGGCTCATGCATACGCTGGGCGAGCCGCTGGAACCCTGA
- a CDS encoding PLP-dependent cysteine synthase family protein, which yields MQVSSSPRSSDNCPRAWVGDAIAVLEADQHRSADTHLFKLGCAGLSGIDIYLKDESTHPTGSLKHRLARSLFLYALCNGHIRENTPVVEASSGSTAVSEAYFAQMIGVPFYAVMPRSTSAEKVAAIEHYGGSCHFTDDGRLLYSEAAALAQRLGGHYMDQFTFAERATDWRGNNNIAESIFEQMQRERHPIPRWMVMGAGTGGTSATLGRYLRYKRHATRLCVADVEHSAFFEGFRTRDAACCCERASLIEGVGRPRVEPSFIPGVVDRMVKIPDAASIAGMNVLSRRLGRRVGGSTGTNFFALCWLANEMKTNGVEGSLVTLICDSGERYLKTYYEPEWVVSKGLDPAPYEARIETLLAGGAFDCHLEEA from the coding sequence ATGCAAGTCTCCAGCTCTCCGCGCAGTTCTGACAATTGCCCTCGCGCCTGGGTCGGAGACGCCATCGCCGTGCTCGAAGCCGACCAGCATCGCTCGGCCGACACGCATCTCTTCAAGCTCGGCTGTGCCGGGCTGAGCGGGATCGACATCTATCTGAAGGACGAATCGACCCATCCCACAGGCAGCCTGAAGCACCGGCTGGCACGGTCGCTCTTCCTCTACGCGCTCTGCAACGGGCATATCCGCGAGAACACGCCGGTCGTAGAGGCCTCATCAGGCTCGACGGCCGTCTCGGAAGCCTATTTCGCGCAGATGATCGGCGTGCCGTTCTATGCGGTGATGCCGCGCTCGACCTCGGCGGAGAAGGTCGCGGCGATCGAGCATTACGGCGGATCCTGCCATTTCACCGATGACGGTCGGCTGCTCTACAGCGAGGCCGCCGCGCTCGCCCAGCGCCTGGGCGGCCATTACATGGACCAGTTCACCTTCGCCGAGCGCGCCACCGACTGGCGCGGCAACAACAATATCGCCGAATCGATCTTCGAGCAGATGCAGCGCGAGCGCCATCCCATCCCGCGCTGGATGGTGATGGGCGCCGGAACCGGCGGCACCTCGGCGACGCTCGGGCGCTATCTGCGCTACAAGCGCCATGCGACCAGGCTCTGCGTCGCCGATGTCGAGCATTCCGCCTTCTTCGAGGGTTTCCGGACGCGCGACGCCGCCTGCTGCTGCGAGCGCGCCTCGCTGATCGAGGGCGTCGGGCGGCCGCGCGTCGAGCCCTCCTTCATTCCCGGCGTCGTCGACCGCATGGTCAAGATTCCCGATGCGGCCTCGATCGCGGGAATGAATGTCCTGTCGCGCCGGCTCGGCCGCCGCGTCGGCGGCTCGACGGGCACGAATTTCTTCGCGCTGTGCTGGCTCGCCAACGAGATGAAGACGAACGGCGTCGAGGGCTCGCTCGTCACCTTGATCTGCGATTCCGGCGAGCGCTATCTGAAGACCTATTACGAGCCCGAATGGGTCGTCTCGAAAGGCCTCGACCCCGCGCCCTATGAGGCCAGGATCGAGACCCTGCTGGCCGGCGGCGCCTTCGACTGCCATCTCGAAGAGGCCTGA
- a CDS encoding LysR family transcriptional regulator codes for MSDMNNDALDIRQLEAFVAVMSAGSITGAARLLDRSQPAVTRQIRDLEAEIGYELLHRSGPRISPTPRGVLFHVQVERLFFGLKHIRERAAAIGAGALPAIELAATPALAAGIVPDALAAMDPALLPRQIHIEALSAEGVVQQVLSQSADFGLATLPIEHPGLDVHWIGEAPCLAAMAESDPLAKRDVVALADLAVRRVITMANPYRLRRRVDEAFAAAGIAPRELIDANASLTALALARRGLGVAIIEPAAACGLPIKGVVLRPLDVTIPFLFGAISPVARPLTPSIAALNEALLKSAAALIPGFVLRDATGAEMLADAVYGTADNQEARS; via the coding sequence ATGTCAGATATGAATAATGACGCGCTCGACATCCGGCAGCTCGAAGCCTTCGTGGCGGTGATGTCGGCTGGCAGCATCACCGGCGCGGCGCGCTTGCTGGACCGTTCCCAGCCGGCCGTGACCCGGCAGATCCGGGATCTCGAGGCGGAGATCGGCTACGAGCTTCTGCATCGCAGCGGACCGCGCATCAGCCCGACGCCGCGCGGCGTGCTGTTCCATGTGCAGGTCGAGCGCCTGTTCTTCGGCCTCAAGCATATCCGCGAGCGCGCGGCGGCGATCGGGGCCGGGGCGCTGCCCGCGATCGAGCTCGCTGCGACGCCGGCGCTCGCGGCCGGCATCGTGCCGGACGCGCTCGCCGCGATGGACCCCGCGCTCCTGCCGCGGCAGATCCATATCGAGGCGCTCTCGGCCGAAGGCGTGGTGCAGCAGGTGCTGTCGCAATCGGCCGATTTCGGCCTGGCGACCCTGCCGATCGAGCATCCCGGCCTCGATGTCCACTGGATCGGTGAGGCGCCTTGCCTGGCGGCGATGGCGGAAAGCGATCCGCTGGCGAAGCGTGACGTCGTCGCGCTCGCCGACCTCGCCGTGCGGCGCGTCATCACCATGGCGAACCCCTACCGGCTGCGCCGGCGGGTGGACGAGGCCTTCGCGGCAGCCGGCATCGCGCCGCGCGAGCTGATCGACGCCAACGCATCGCTCACGGCGCTCGCCTTGGCGCGCCGCGGTCTGGGCGTCGCCATCATCGAGCCTGCGGCAGCGTGCGGGTTGCCAATCAAGGGCGTCGTGCTGCGCCCGCTCGACGTGACGATCCCGTTCCTGTTCGGGGCGATCTCGCCTGTCGCGCGTCCGCTCACGCCCAGCATTGCGGCGCTGAACGAAGCGCTGCTGAAATCCGCCGCTGCTCTCATTCCAGGCTTCGTGCTGCGTGATGCGACTGGGGCCGAGATGCTGGCTGATGCCGTCTATGGCACGGCGGACAACCAGGAGGCGCGCTCATGA
- a CDS encoding NAD(P)/FAD-dependent oxidoreductase, whose translation MTVSSASPMGLAALEARLRQDLEWLELPAKSWVPPREIDGRRVRDVVIIGAGMAGLVVSGMLKRLGVDNHVLYDRAPAGLEGPWVTFARMRTLRSPKQLTGPAMGLPALTFRAFYEAQFGRAAWDALDRAPRALWMDYLIWYRKMLDLPVENETEVAAIHGGPDGILALQIVRAGVTEAVHARHVVLATGRDGLGGPYVPPIAETIDRRYWAHTAAAIDFKALKGKRVAVIGAGASSMDNAAVALEAGAARLDLFIRRTDIPRVNKFTGIGSQGVVHGFAGLPDEWKWRFLDHTLRAQTPPPRPSTLRVSQHPNGHFHLGSPILGIEERDGHLVLTTPKGRYDTDFIIFGTGFRVDLMSRPELADFAPHIRLWRDRFPVPADMPNVELETSPDLGESFEFLEKIPGTCPALRAIHCFNFPATLSHGKLSGDIPAISEGADRLARGIVRSLFVADRETHFATLQAFDTPELQGDEWTDADANVGAPHAAA comes from the coding sequence ATGACCGTATCATCCGCGAGCCCGATGGGGCTGGCTGCGCTGGAAGCCCGCTTGCGGCAGGATCTGGAATGGCTGGAGCTTCCGGCAAAATCCTGGGTGCCGCCGCGCGAGATCGACGGGCGGCGCGTGCGCGACGTCGTCATCATCGGCGCCGGCATGGCAGGGCTTGTCGTGTCGGGCATGCTGAAGCGCCTCGGCGTCGACAATCACGTGCTTTACGACCGCGCGCCCGCGGGCCTGGAAGGGCCGTGGGTGACTTTCGCGCGGATGCGCACCTTGCGCTCGCCGAAGCAATTGACCGGGCCGGCGATGGGCTTGCCGGCGCTGACCTTCCGCGCCTTCTACGAGGCCCAGTTCGGGCGGGCCGCCTGGGACGCGCTCGACAGGGCGCCGCGTGCGCTCTGGATGGATTACCTGATCTGGTACCGCAAAATGCTCGACCTACCCGTCGAGAACGAGACGGAGGTGGCCGCGATCCACGGCGGGCCCGATGGCATCCTCGCGCTCCAGATCGTTAGGGCGGGCGTAACTGAGGCCGTCCATGCGCGCCATGTCGTGCTGGCCACGGGGCGCGACGGGCTTGGTGGGCCTTATGTTCCGCCGATCGCCGAGACGATCGACCGCCGCTACTGGGCCCATACCGCCGCCGCCATCGATTTCAAGGCACTGAAAGGCAAGCGTGTCGCCGTCATCGGTGCCGGCGCGTCATCGATGGACAATGCCGCCGTCGCGCTGGAGGCAGGCGCTGCGCGGCTCGACCTGTTCATCCGCCGCACCGACATACCCCGCGTCAACAAGTTCACCGGCATCGGTAGCCAGGGCGTCGTGCACGGCTTCGCCGGCCTGCCCGATGAGTGGAAATGGCGCTTCCTCGACCACACGCTGCGGGCGCAGACGCCGCCGCCGCGCCCAAGCACCTTGCGGGTCTCGCAACATCCCAACGGGCATTTCCATTTGGGCAGCCCGATCCTCGGCATCGAGGAGCGCGACGGACACCTCGTCCTGACGACGCCGAAGGGGCGTTACGACACGGATTTCATCATCTTCGGCACAGGCTTCCGCGTCGACCTGATGTCGCGCCCGGAACTGGCCGATTTCGCTCCCCATATCCGGCTCTGGCGCGATCGCTTTCCGGTCCCTGCCGACATGCCCAATGTGGAGCTCGAAACCTCGCCCGATCTCGGCGAGAGCTTCGAGTTCCTGGAGAAGATTCCGGGCACCTGCCCGGCGCTCCGAGCGATCCACTGCTTCAATTTTCCCGCCACCTTGAGCCATGGCAAGCTCTCGGGCGACATCCCGGCGATCAGCGAGGGCGCGGACCGCCTCGCACGCGGCATCGTCCGCAGCTTGTTCGTCGCCGATCGCGAGACGCATTTCGCCACCCTCCAGGCCTTCGACACGCCCGAGCTCCAGGGCGACGAATGGACCGATGCCGACGCCAACGTCGGAGCGCCCCATGCCGCAGCCTGA